One window of Burkholderia cepacia GG4 genomic DNA carries:
- a CDS encoding tautomerase family protein — MPLVTIKGIEGVFSSEEKQKAIRAVHDAMVSIEGKNMEEVTWVIFEEVKSGDWSIGGKMLTAADVKKIQAGD; from the coding sequence ATGCCGTTGGTTACTATCAAGGGAATTGAAGGTGTTTTCAGCTCGGAAGAAAAGCAAAAGGCTATTCGTGCAGTCCACGATGCAATGGTATCAATCGAAGGAAAAAATATGGAGGAGGTTACTTGGGTGATATTTGAAGAAGTGAAATCTGGAGACTGGTCGATCGGCGGGAAAATGTTGACCGCTGCGGATGTGAAAAAAATCCAGGCTGGAGATTGA